A region of Argentina anserina chromosome 5, drPotAnse1.1, whole genome shotgun sequence DNA encodes the following proteins:
- the LOC126793688 gene encoding transcription factor WER-like translates to MAPKNDGSTKKVMNKGAWTAEEDRKLAEYIEIHGAKRWKTVASIAGLNRCGKSCRLRWLNYLRPNIKRGNISEDEEDLILRLHRLLGNRWSLIAGRLPGRTDNEIKNYWNSHLSKKIKQKNEKPTLASTTQETSTTSTTTTTPPHKTVDESSSARVDKDEEERVKLGTSLDGNFDVNEFFDFSTEGSYGLEWVNKFLELDEDPMAAAYREINNKGSPKESQGQQKSKCP, encoded by the exons ATGGCTCCAAAGAACGATGGATCCACGAAAAAGGTTATGAACAAAGGAGCCTGGACTGCAGAAGAAGATAGAAAACTTGCAGAGTACATTGAAATCCATGGTGCCAAGAGGTGGAAGACTGTGGCTTCCATAGCAG GTTTGAACCGATGTGGAAAGAGTTGCAGACTGAGATGGCTGAACTACCTTAGACCGAATATCAAGAGAGGAAACATCTCTGAGGATGAAGAGGACTTGATACTTCGTCTTCATAGGCTACTTGGAAACAG GTGGTCATTGATTGCGGGGAGACTCCCAGGCCGAACAGACAATGAAATAAAGAACTACTGGAATTCGCATTTGAGCAAGAAAATCAAGCAGAAGAATGAAAAACCGACATTGGCTTCGACAACGCAAGAGACTAGCACCACTAGTACTACGACCACTACTCCTCCCCATAAGACAGTAGACGAGAGCAGCAGTGCTCGAGTAGacaaagatgaagaagaacgAGTAAAACTAGGAACAAGTTTGGATGGAAACTTCGATGTGAACGAGTTCTTTGACTTCTCCACTGAAGGTTCGTATGGGTTGGAGTGGGTGAACAAGTTTCTTGAGCTTGATGAAGACCCCATGGCTGCTGCTTACAGAGAAATTAATAATAAG GGAAGTCCCAAGGAAAGCCAGGGTCAGCAGAAATCTAAGTGCCCTTAA